One genomic window of Clostridioides sp. ES-S-0054-01 includes the following:
- a CDS encoding glycoside hydrolase family 55 protein, producing MEEPIIIKDTSGWINVIDYGICNDETKDVSFRLQEIMDTAPEDSIIYFPKGKYLFENGVKIKKRLTLCGDSYILANVPKNTAGVTQFTFKGMKSPKSENVAIITVKSVRHCIKSICFYSDSCYRDMTPNHEPPTDGKPRFHHDVIINYRNISAVVCEDKQGEPGHYENLFFSGFSGSALDMPNNSTANDITVFTSGLGINTGENSIIANSKVWGCVDGMIISTGTFINGMRVEEIKKIGIKNIGRGLNFITNVTIDQCGYCGFWFDSISNVQISGNITRCGQYYYDVSYDTYLELGSRAKEAYSLLYGNLLESSNIVLSNTNGDNWEDFKENKHKVYIIEALETKGVLLTCNIDATDCIIRSEKGNLTYNNTRQTVRFYNGRLSSINGIGISEEDYEDKVKIKDGNIYINSKDKIIKMHKPEVGDIMSTTLKNKNTLSAHYGGTWEQIGEKVEFGITVYYYKLIEK from the coding sequence ATGGAAGAGCCTATAATAATTAAAGATACAAGTGGTTGGATTAATGTCATAGATTATGGAATTTGTAATGATGAAACAAAAGATGTAAGTTTCAGGTTGCAAGAAATTATGGATACTGCACCAGAAGACTCTATCATATATTTTCCAAAAGGAAAATATTTATTTGAAAATGGTGTTAAGATTAAGAAACGATTAACTTTATGTGGGGATTCTTATATTTTGGCAAATGTTCCTAAAAACACCGCTGGAGTAACACAGTTTACTTTTAAAGGAATGAAAAGCCCTAAAAGTGAAAATGTAGCAATTATAACAGTAAAAAGTGTAAGACACTGTATTAAGAGTATTTGTTTTTATTCAGATAGTTGTTATAGAGATATGACACCTAATCATGAACCTCCAACAGATGGAAAACCTAGATTCCACCATGATGTAATCATTAATTATAGAAATATATCAGCTGTTGTATGTGAAGATAAACAGGGAGAACCAGGTCATTATGAAAACCTCTTCTTTAGTGGTTTTTCTGGAAGTGCGCTTGACATGCCTAATAATTCTACAGCAAATGATATTACGGTTTTTACATCAGGGCTTGGAATTAATACAGGAGAAAATTCAATTATTGCTAACAGTAAGGTTTGGGGTTGTGTTGATGGAATGATAATTTCTACTGGAACTTTTATAAATGGTATGAGAGTGGAAGAAATAAAAAAAATTGGGATTAAAAATATTGGTAGAGGTTTAAACTTTATTACAAATGTTACAATTGACCAATGTGGATATTGTGGATTTTGGTTTGATTCTATTTCCAATGTTCAAATATCAGGAAATATCACAAGATGTGGGCAATATTATTATGATGTAAGTTATGATACTTATTTAGAATTAGGCAGTAGAGCTAAAGAAGCATATTCTTTACTTTATGGAAATTTATTGGAGTCAAGTAATATAGTTTTGTCAAATACCAATGGAGATAACTGGGAAGATTTCAAAGAAAATAAGCATAAGGTGTATATTATAGAGGCACTTGAAACTAAGGGTGTACTATTAACATGCAATATAGATGCTACTGATTGTATTATTAGGTCAGAAAAAGGAAATCTAACATACAATAATACGCGACAAACTGTTAGATTTTATAATGGAAGATTAAGTAGTATCAACGGGATTGGTATATCTGAAGAAGATTATGAAGATAAAGTCAAGATAAAAGATGGAAATATATATATAAATAGTAAGGACAAAATTATTAAAATGCATAAACCAGAGGTGGGTGACATTATGTCAACAACTCTTAAAAATAAAAATACACTTTCTGCTCATTATGGAGGAACATGGGAGCAAATTGGCGAAAAAGTAGAGTTTGGAATAACTGTATATTATTATAAGTTGATAGAAAAATAA
- a CDS encoding glycoside hydrolase family 55 protein, with translation MEGRTGVKDGRWINVVERGVKNDGMYNVGPDLQDIIDEIETDFCVLYFPKGKYLFTSGVKINKEIVLQGDSDSSTEATQFITRGVENMSIITLTGKKQCIKNINFYSDSCEIKVNDEPPTKGNPKYHYEMIINKNEKNVEMNNVSAIMYDNSNNMINGLGHYENIYISGFSGTGIRIPYYSIVNDITVSSCGLGIDTGIDTIISNSRISKCQNGMRIRTGTSINNVRIEKIQKVGLISSQVKNYEGYGSYKINNITIDQCGYCGFSFDSMKGSYFSGIIRRCGQYYYNTDYDTYLNIKGRVEEAYSLFYGNYFTECNINLVSDNKDNWDDGLEYKHKVYVFKTFQIPKLTLRCNIDAYDYIVKSVHGGGNLMLQNNFNNYIFIDSSSPEIINGINFNYQKNGNLLRLNNGRLSYKNGNEEIAVFRANYGLIVASTDSECEQIEASYGEKWEKLGSEVIGKETVYYYRHHEPDKTNQLQ, from the coding sequence ATGGAAGGAAGAACTGGGGTTAAAGATGGAAGATGGATTAATGTAGTAGAAAGAGGTGTTAAAAATGATGGTATGTATAATGTAGGTCCTGATTTGCAGGATATTATTGATGAAATAGAAACAGATTTTTGTGTCTTGTATTTTCCAAAAGGTAAATACTTATTTACAAGTGGTGTTAAAATTAACAAAGAAATTGTATTGCAAGGTGATTCTGATTCATCTACAGAGGCTACGCAATTTATAACACGTGGAGTAGAAAATATGAGCATTATTACATTGACAGGGAAAAAACAATGTATTAAAAATATAAATTTCTATTCTGATAGTTGTGAGATAAAGGTTAATGATGAACCTCCAACAAAAGGTAATCCTAAATATCATTATGAGATGATTATTAATAAGAATGAAAAGAATGTTGAGATGAATAATGTATCGGCAATCATGTATGACAATAGTAATAATATGATTAACGGTCTAGGACATTATGAAAATATCTATATAAGTGGTTTTTCGGGGACAGGAATTAGGATACCATACTACTCAATTGTAAATGATATTACAGTTTCATCTTGTGGTTTAGGTATTGATACAGGAATAGACACAATTATTTCTAATAGTAGAATCTCTAAATGTCAAAATGGAATGAGGATTAGGACTGGTACTAGTATAAATAATGTAAGGATTGAAAAAATACAGAAAGTTGGTCTTATAAGTAGTCAAGTTAAGAATTATGAGGGATATGGAAGTTATAAAATTAATAATATTACTATTGACCAATGTGGGTATTGTGGTTTTTCATTTGATTCAATGAAAGGTAGTTACTTTTCTGGTATTATAAGAAGGTGTGGACAATATTATTATAATACAGATTATGACACATATCTAAATATAAAGGGTAGGGTAGAGGAAGCATATTCTTTATTTTATGGAAATTATTTTACAGAATGTAATATTAATTTAGTCAGTGATAATAAGGACAACTGGGATGATGGATTAGAATATAAACATAAAGTTTATGTATTTAAAACTTTTCAAATACCAAAGTTAACATTGAGATGTAATATAGATGCCTACGATTATATCGTTAAATCGGTACATGGAGGAGGTAATTTAATGTTACAAAATAACTTTAACAATTATATATTTATTGACTCATCTAGTCCAGAAATTATTAATGGAATTAACTTTAATTATCAAAAAAATGGAAACTTGTTACGGTTAAATAATGGTAGGTTGAGTTATAAGAATGGAAATGAAGAAATAGCTGTATTCAGAGCTAATTATGGTCTTATTGTAGCATCAACAGATTCAGAATGTGAACAGATAGAAGCTAGCTATGGAGAAAAATGGGAGAAGCTTGGCTCTGAAGTAATTGGAAAAGAAACAGTATATTATTATAGACATCATGAACCAGATAAAACAAACCAACTACAATAA
- a CDS encoding DUF1848 domain-containing protein — translation MIVSVSRRTDIPAFYSKWFFNRLEEGFVYVINPMNPKQVSKIELNPHTVDCFVFWTKDVTPMIHDLNKLKDYKYYFHYTITSYGKEVETRILDKRKVIDSFKELSRKIGKERVILRYDPIFLSEKYTVDYHIESFAALCNQIDGFTEKCIISFIDLYKKTKFNTKSLHIKQIEIKEIEILSKEISKIAHKHGITLEMCSEEYNLSKFGIGKSKCIDDRLISKIIGNEVDVKKDSTQRDICGCVKSVDIGQYNTCRHYCLYCYANFNYTKVEENCRLYKEDNKLLIGTLRDDAKISIRDMKTVKIDKNKQISIFD, via the coding sequence ATGATAGTAAGCGTGAGTAGAAGAACTGATATACCTGCTTTCTATAGTAAATGGTTTTTTAACAGACTTGAAGAAGGTTTTGTCTATGTTATTAATCCAATGAATCCAAAGCAGGTTAGTAAGATAGAGTTAAATCCACATACTGTCGATTGTTTTGTATTTTGGACAAAGGATGTAACTCCAATGATACATGATTTAAATAAATTAAAAGACTATAAATATTATTTTCACTATACTATAACATCATATGGCAAAGAAGTAGAGACACGTATTTTAGATAAAAGAAAGGTAATAGATTCATTTAAGGAATTGTCTAGAAAAATAGGCAAAGAAAGAGTAATTTTAAGATATGACCCAATTTTTTTAAGTGAAAAGTACACAGTAGATTATCATATCGAATCATTTGCAGCCTTATGTAATCAGATTGATGGATTTACAGAAAAATGTATAATAAGTTTTATCGATTTATATAAGAAAACAAAATTTAATACTAAATCATTACATATAAAGCAGATAGAAATTAAAGAAATAGAAATATTATCAAAAGAGATTTCTAAGATTGCTCATAAACATGGTATAACACTTGAAATGTGTTCTGAAGAATATAATTTAAGTAAATTTGGGATTGGAAAAAGTAAGTGTATTGATGATAGGTTAATATCAAAAATTATAGGTAATGAAGTAGATGTAAAAAAAGATAGTACACAAAGAGATATTTGTGGATGTGTTAAAAGTGTCGATATAGGGCAATACAATACTTGTAGACATTATTGTTTGTATTGTTATGCTAACTTTAATTATACGAAAGTAGAAGAAAACTGTAGGCTTTATAAAGAAGATAATAAATTACTTATAGGTACTTTAAGAGATGATGCAAAAATAAGCATTAGAGATATGAAGACTGTTAAAATAGATAAGAATAAACAAATTAGTATATTTGATT
- a CDS encoding glycoside hydrolase family 55 protein, producing the protein MKIETKTPDWINVLELNSKIDITGKYDVSNMIQDIVSDKSLEGSIIYFPKGNYLFEEGIKIGQQITLQGDSYYGGDTQLSNSDSKQSIIGTTNFITRGVSNMSIITLTGKSQCIKNINFYHDSHDIEKILPKNVSAIKEYEGTQCLSHFEHLFISGFSGTGIEIPDYSTGNDIIVTSCGLGMKIGEKSMLSSSKIYECKNGIEITTGVSLNNVRIEEIREIGINNKGFGFNLIMNLIVDQCGYCGFMFEKMYHSQITARITRCGQYYKNVDYDTYENMQGRKEEAYSIFYGDILENCNIVLMNSNIDTLESDSLNEHKIYVIKANETNNIMLTCFAEADDFIHCAKGNLLLENGRNTYKFYNGEICSVGGVQISDIDEKDLIKIIENTLYIDDGGKYLMVPRLKKNTVIYSVLDSAEEINKLHGGTWEQIDVKSLAGEYMYYYKKIKD; encoded by the coding sequence ATGAAAATTGAAACTAAAACTCCAGATTGGATTAATGTACTGGAATTAAACAGTAAAATAGACATTACTGGAAAATATGATGTAAGTAATATGATACAAGATATTGTTTCTGATAAGTCATTAGAAGGTTCCATTATATACTTTCCAAAAGGCAATTATTTATTTGAAGAAGGTATTAAAATTGGTCAGCAAATAACACTTCAAGGAGATTCTTATTATGGAGGAGATACTCAATTATCAAATTCAGATAGCAAACAATCAATCATAGGAACAACCAATTTTATAACCCGAGGAGTTTCTAATATGAGCATTATTACATTGACAGGAAAAAGTCAATGTATCAAAAATATTAATTTTTATCACGATAGTCATGATATAGAAAAAATATTACCTAAAAATGTATCTGCTATTAAAGAGTATGAAGGAACACAATGCCTATCTCATTTTGAACACCTGTTTATTTCTGGATTTTCAGGGACAGGAATTGAGATTCCAGATTATTCAACTGGCAATGATATTATTGTTACTTCATGTGGTCTTGGTATGAAGATAGGAGAAAAATCGATGCTTTCTAGTAGCAAGATTTACGAATGTAAAAATGGAATAGAGATTACTACTGGTGTCAGTTTAAATAATGTGAGAATAGAAGAAATAAGAGAAATCGGTATAAATAATAAAGGATTTGGTTTTAACCTTATTATGAATCTTATAGTAGACCAATGTGGATATTGTGGATTTATGTTTGAAAAAATGTACCATAGCCAGATAACTGCAAGAATTACTAGATGTGGTCAGTATTATAAAAATGTTGATTATGATACTTATGAGAATATGCAAGGTAGAAAAGAAGAAGCGTATTCCATTTTTTATGGAGATATTTTAGAGAATTGCAATATTGTATTGATGAATAGTAATATTGATACTTTAGAAAGTGATTCACTTAATGAACATAAGATATATGTAATCAAGGCAAATGAAACTAACAATATAATGTTAACATGTTTTGCTGAAGCGGATGACTTTATACATTGTGCAAAGGGCAATTTATTATTAGAAAATGGTAGAAATACTTATAAATTTTATAACGGTGAGATTTGTTCTGTAGGAGGTGTTCAAATTTCTGATATAGACGAAAAAGATTTAATTAAGATAATTGAAAACACTCTGTATATAGATGATGGAGGTAAGTATTTAATGGTTCCTAGATTAAAAAAGAATACTGTAATATATTCAGTGCTAGATTCGGCAGAAGAAATAAATAAATTACATGGAGGAACATGGGAGCAGATTGATGTAAAATCATTGGCTGGGGAATATATGTACTATTATAAAAAGATAAAAGATTAA